TTGCCAGCCAAGGCATCGAATGGGTTTTTCTTTGCGGTGTAATCGACAATATCTTCCGCCTTCACCACATCACGCGCTATCTGTCCTGGACTGCCGTAGCCGTCGATCAAACCCAGCGCCAAGGCTTGCTCGCCGTTCCATATCAAACCACTGAACATGTCTGGTGTTTCCTTCAAACGATTGCCTCTGCCATCGCGCACGCGCTTGATGAACTGTGCATGCGTTTGATCCAGCACTTGCTGCCAAAACGCCGTTTCATCCGGCTTGGCTGGAGAAAAAGGATCGAGAAAACTTTTGTGCGCACCGGAAGTGTAATTACGCCGTTCCACACCTAATTTGTTCATGGTTTCGACAAAACCAAAGCCAGCCGCTGTGACACCGATGGAACCCACCAAGGAGCTTTCACTGGCGTAAATTTTGTCAGCCGCCGCCGCGATGTAATACGCGCCGGATGCACCGATATCACCAATCACTGCATACAAAGGAATGGCTGGGTATTTTGTGCGCAAGCGCTTGATTTCGTCATACACATAATTGGATTGCACTGGGCTGCCGCCGGGGCTGTTAATCACCAACAACACCGCTTTCGTTTTTTTGCTTTCAAATGCCGCGCGCAAACCCGTCACCACTGCATTAGCACTGGCTTCGCTATCCTCAGCAATAACGCCGCGCACACGCACAACCGCTGTATGATCTTTGTTCGCCGAAAGTAAATTACCCGTGCCGCCCTGCTGAGCGACTGGTGAAAATAAAAACAGCGCACCAATCAAATACACGAATGTCAATAATTTGAAAAAAACTCCCCAGCGCCGCGCACGCCGCTGTTCGGTTTGCGACTCGTTGACCAGTTTTTCCAACATGTACCAAGAGCGATCCTGTTCATTTTGCGGCAGTGTTGTTTTTTTACCAAAACCAAACATATAAGTTCCTACTGTGTGAATCCGTTCAGCATAACCGATGACCAGACAGGAGGCATCCGGCTTTACAGCTCTGTCAGCTGCCATATACTCCCCCAACTCGACACAGGAAACAGCAGGATGATTAACATTAAAGTCGGCTTGGTGATTACCGCGCTCACGCTACTTTCTCTCACCGGCTGCAATAAAAAACCTCTCACCCACACCACCACCGCCGATGGCAAAGAAACCGTTTTTACGGGTGATATTGAGGACAGCATTCGCCACTCCACCCCCGACTTCCGCCTAGATCCACAGGCGCCGGCTAACGCACCCAACATCGTGATCGTGTTGGTCGACGACCTCGGTTATGCCGACACCTCTCCCTATGGCAGTGAAATTCGCACCCCCAATATTCAGCAGCTGGGCGACAGCGGTTTGCGCTCCATCCGATTTATCGCCAGCGCGATGTGCTCGCCCACGCGCGCCGCGCTGCTCATCGGTCTCCACGATCAGTCAGCTGGTGTGGGCTGGGTGGCCGAGTGGGACTTCGGCTACCCCGGCTATCGCGGTGAATTGGCACCCAACGCCGTCACCCTGCCGCAAATTTTGCAACAACACGGCTATGCCACTTACGCCGCTGGCAAATGGCACCTCACCAATGGCGAACACCGCTCGCGCATCGGCCCTTTTAATTCGTGGCCGACACAAAAAGGCTTTGATCGCTACTGGGGTTTCTTAGAAGGTGAAACGGATCAATTTGAACCCGCTGAAATTGTCAGCGGCAACGAAGTCCAAGCCATGCCGAAAACGCCCAACTATTACTTTCCCGATGATTTGAGCAATCACGCGATACAAATGATTAAAGATTTGCGCGCTGTGAATCGCGAAAAACCTTTCTTCCTGTATTACACACCGGGCGCTGTGCATGCTCCGCATCACACCAAACCGGAGGATCGCGAACGCTATC
The DNA window shown above is from Cellvibrionales bacterium and carries:
- a CDS encoding S49 family peptidase, with the protein product MFGFGKKTTLPQNEQDRSWYMLEKLVNESQTEQRRARRWGVFFKLLTFVYLIGALFLFSPVAQQGGTGNLLSANKDHTAVVRVRGVIAEDSEASANAVVTGLRAAFESKKTKAVLLVINSPGGSPVQSNYVYDEIKRLRTKYPAIPLYAVIGDIGASGAYYIAAAADKIYASESSLVGSIGVTAAGFGFVETMNKLGVERRNYTSGAHKSFLDPFSPAKPDETAFWQQVLDQTHAQFIKRVRDGRGNRLKETPDMFSGLIWNGEQALALGLIDGYGSPGQIARDVVKAEDIVDYTAKKNPFDALAGKLGASAGAAIAEKMGLSASYQLQ